GAGgaatgtattttctgtttgtcaaGATTGACACTTGGTAtttttaggatccccattagccactgcaaaagcatcagctactcttcctggggtccacataaacATGAACAGAACATTAGTAGTCAAGGACTgaaatacatacatttaaaacgtCACACACAGCCGacatatcagtacatacacacaatatctaCGACTAATACAAAGTACAGTGCAAATGAGGTGTTCTTAAATCAGCTTTTTAAAActtgagttacctggggtggcagagagttccatgtagtcatggctctatttaatactgtgcgTTTCCCAGCCTcggttctggacctggggactagtctatttattgtggtgttgaaaataCAAACCATGACATTGAAGTGCACGAAGTCGGCATGCTTCGCTTATTAGTTGTGTGGTGCATTAGCACCGAAACCAGCCCCTCTCCCCCAGTAAATTtcgatcagaattgggctgcctgtgtgaacACAGCCTTTGATTGTCAACTGGTCTTGGGTCTATGTAACTACAGCCGATGACCAGAGTGAGCCCAAATGGACACAACCCCTGGCTCTGTATAACCTATAGCCTTCAAACTCAATGCTGGACCTCAAAGCCCGTCCCACTACTTTTTTCCATTGTTCCCCTCCAGATCAGGTACTTATTTAGACCTAGGACACCAATTGGGTGTAATTAATTACCagatagaacagaaaaccagcaggctctggacctcatggggtaagagttgaatacccctgacctatagcatatttATTTTAAGCAATTAAGGTGAATGTATCGACTTATAGAAGGCCTAGCCAACATATAATGATCTATTTGTCAACTAGAAGAGCAGCTTGGCTGATAAACATCCTTTTTTTGTCACCCTTGTATGTTAGGGTATGGGTCGTGTCTAGCTCGGGTTGTCCTCGGGTCCATTCAGGTATGGGTCGTGTCTAGCTCGGGTTGTCCTCGGGTCCATTCAGGTATGGGTCGTGTCTAGCTCGGGTTGTCCTCGGGTCCATTTGGGTATGGGTCTGATTGTTTTCAGGTCCGGGCACTGGCGGACTTACCATTAAACAGAAATAATACCTCTGCTTGAGGcataaataaataagaataaaattgcagtaaggccaaattcgaTGTTTAATCTAAATACATTTTTTCATATAGATTTTTGATACCTACatgggtcctaaaattcaaaagtaaatagctaaatgatccttggtatgaccatcttaaaacaattccataggTTAGCTTAGTAGAAATCCAGCCCGAGCCCTTAGACTCTATGGGGTTAAAAGGTCATATCTTTTTAAAGTTAAATTATATGTCTTTACTATAAAtcccttttttttaaatgaggtgGGGCAGGGGCCCTTAGACTGGCCTCTGCCTGGGGCCTCCAAATTACTATGTTCGTCCCTGGGTCCGGTTCCAACTTTTTGGACAGGAGAAGACATCCAATCCCTCCAATAAAGACTACATTTATACATTTTCAGCATAGAGCTTCTCATTCCAGATCCTATTTGGGTGCCAATCTGGTATGATTAAATTACCACCCTAGTTTGTACCAATTTCTAACTTTCTGTACATATGACTTTCTATTCTTATCCTAAACAATTTCACTGACCCTTACTTTAACATTTCTTTAGTTGCCTTACTGGGTTGTTGTTCAAGAGAAATACACTGTTTGTGTCAGCTCAGATGGTAAACAGTAACCTAGGATCAAGACCAAAACCAGGAATGGTAACCAAGCAGTAGGCGTGGCTTGGTTGGCATAAACAGTTGTGTCCCTTAGTAACCAGGGAGTGGTCTCAGTTTGGCGTAGAGACTGAGAGCTGATCGATAGGTTTGTGACATACGGCTAAAGAGCTACAGGTAAATTGGGGACGGGAGAGTGGGGGTGTGTACAGCGGTGACCCTTAAGTcacttattgtgtgtgtgtgtgtgtgtgtgtgcacaactTCACAGTGTGGAGAATACAGTACTCTCAGAATGACTGATCCCATGCTTGCCCAGATGACCAGACTCAAACTCAGGCTGCTGGAGAAGGTAATTgattatttgattgattgagtttTTAAAGTTTTGGATATCAAATAATCATCTGATCATTTACTTTGATAGACAGAAAGGCCATGTTTTTAACTTATTAGTGTAACAAAGAGTAGTAAAAGAGATAATGTTTTCTGATGTGAGTTCTGGCTGCACATGGCCTCTTGTTGACTGCTGACTACTCCCCTCCTGCTTGTCTTCATGTCCACAGAGACTGGAGAACGAGAGGGACAACAAGGACAGCAGAGCAGAGTCTGCCCTATCCACCAGTAAGACTACAAAATGTTTGAAAataaatattgtaatgaaacgtTGAAGTACAAGCAACCCCTGATTGTTCCTTTTTGTGTGTAAGTTTTCTGATGTTACTCCTAATTCTGATTGGCCAGGGAGTTTTGATGGACAGGCGGATGCGTTGCACAGTGTGCTTAGACGAAAAAAGGACCTGCTGCAAAGACTGAGGGTATGACATCCTTATTATTAAGATATTTAtcaccatcattatcatcaaACTCACATGGtaactgtctgtgtgcgtgttgcCTGCAGGAGCAGCACATGTTGGAGGACCTGAGCAGACCTCACACCTGGGGTGGGACAGGGAGACGGTACCGCCCAgacctcctctttcctcctgtccCTCTGCCTCCTACTCCGGCCCCCATCCATATCTACCAGCCTGCCCTTGCACCCCCCGCTCCACCCCCGCCACAGCCCCCGCCACAGCCCCCACGCATTATCCAGCAAATGGTGAGACAAaaatcactctttctctccctctatcttcctcTTGCTCTGCTTTTTCTCGTACACACAGACATctgatgctatttctctctttcacacagacagctgatgctatttctctctgacacacagacagctgatgctatttctctctttcacacagaCAGCTAATGCGACTTCTCTCTttcacacagacagctgatgctatttctctctgacacacagacagctgatgctatctctctctttcacacagacagctgatgctatttctctctgacacacagacagctgatgctatttctctctttcacacagacagctgatgctatttctctcttacacacagacagctgatgcgacttctctcttacacacagacagctgatgcgaCTTCTCTCTTGGTCTGTAGTTGCCCCAGCAGCCTACTACCTTCATTCAGCAGTTACCACAGCAACAGCCCCTCATACAACAGATACCCCCTCCTCAGCCTTACCCTGCACCAAGGTCTGGGAGCATCAAAgaaggtaaacacacacaaatgcaaagTGCAgctactggtgtgtgtgtatgtgtgtgtatatatataatgttaattttcatgtatgtatgtatgtgtgtgtgtgtgttagacatgGTGGAGCTGATGTTGATGCAGAATGCTCAGATGCATCAGATCATAatgcacaacatgatgctgaaaGCAATACCTCCCACGGCCCTGTCACCACCTAACCCAGGACAGGTCCgtttcacacacacccacatcatTTATGTaaaaatcaaatcgtatttgtcacaagcgctgaatacaacagttgtagacctaaccgtgaaatgcttacttacaagcccttaaccaacaatgtaattcaagaaatagagttaggaaaatatttactaaatatatagaaaaaaaagaacgaggctatataaagggggtaccggggggggggggggggtatatagtccggatggccatttgattaattgttcagcagtcttatggttccTGTCACCCACATACCAAAGATCATGCCTTTTTGGAATTCTTAACATCTTATATTTGTTACTTTGTTTTCATCTTGATGTTGACCTCATCCAGGATGTTGTTGTGAGGTCAGCGGTCAAACCAAGAGGAAACGCCgtccaccaccatcactacggCCCCCAGGCCCAACTGCTACCTCCCATTGGCTATCCCATGTGGCCCTCGATGACGTCATCGCTACCTGAAGGGCAGGGCGGGCCTCATATGCCGTCCGTGCAGCATGTGACCGGCCCCATCACGTTGCCCCCACTCAATATGTATTAGCCTAGCCCTGAACAATATTCCTTAACCCCCATCTTCAGATATTGTCTTGTGTAAGCATTTCATATTTCAAAATATATACACATAGATGATTGATTGTAAAGGTAAAATGTATACATTGATGTTATGTTTGATAAGCATAATTTTGGGTATAGCCAAATATAAGGCTTGAATGGAGAATTTGCTTCTTGGCGCTGGAAACATGTTGTAAATTCAAATCTGTTGGCCTACTATGATTCGTGGTTGCAAAAGAGTTGCAAACGACAAAGGTCTGTAAACATGCATCAGGActccaaaataaataaaacaagatTTGCAAACATGCTTTCTTGATCCGTTTTATTCTGTATTTAATCCAAAACTCTCCATCTGTCCTTGCATCTTGGCACTGACCCAGAAGTCATACAGTACTCAAAACTAAATTTCAGTTATACTTCCAGCAAATGCAAAAATAAAAACATCAGATTAGTTAGGAAATCAAATAATCTCATAATCCAAAACAAAGTCGCTCGTATTCATTGTCCAACCGTCATTTCTAAAAGTTATGTATGACATATTAGTCAAACGATCCATGAATTATTTTAACTCCCTGAAGTTCGCCCACACACCCCCACTGCATGCACATGAAACAAACATAATGATAGCATGATTAACGTGATCAACTCTGGTGCAGAGGCATGATGGGATACAGAGAAAACACTTGGACTCTTTCCCATGTAAGGAAAATGGCGAGAGGGTGAGACCACTAAGCGAAGATGAAGTTAGGAGGgaaagaaaggtagagagagagagggcgcaacagagaggtagagaaatgAGGTAAGGGGGACTATTCCGGACTGAGCTTAATTGTGGCTCGTCCATGTTAAGGCATGGATATAAACCCACTAACTCTTATTAGAAATATAGGTGTATATATTATCTATAATCTACTGGTACATATCTACACCTCTGTGGTGTGTACCATTGCAAACTAGTCAGCAGATACTGTAAATACATACCAATATATATGTAATACACCCAGTACTATGAGTGGAAATACTGGTTCCTATTGGATCTCATGTAGAAATACTGGTTCCTATTGGATCTCATGTAGAAATGCTTGTTCCTATTGGATCTCATGTAGAAACACTGGTTCCTATTGGATCTCATGTAGAAATACTGGTTCCTATTGGATCTCATGTAGAAATACTGGTTCCTATTGGATCTCATGTAGAAATACTGGTTCCTATTGGATCTCATGTAGAAATACTGGTTCCTATTGGATCTCATGTAGAAATACTGGTTCCTATTGGATCTCATGTAGAGGGGAGAAGGGATCCAGGTGTAGTGActgagagatggaaggagagtcAGAGACTGCAGCTTGTGACATTGAGTCGACAGAGATCTGTATAGCGAACCAGTAAGTCATCCCACCACCAGACCAACACTAGCAGAAGATAGCAGATCTATGGGGGGGGTCATGCTGTGTGAAcacattataaaaaatgtttggcaCACAAACAGATGTCCAGAAGACTGTTCGTGATGTTGAGCGATGCCACGGTAAGAAAGtctgtgtgtgcacgcatgtgtactgtatgtgtttgtttgtgtgtgtgtaaggcgAGGCTATCTGAACACCCCCACGTTGATTGACAAGGCCACCTCTGGCTTCCTGGCCTTGATTGGCCCCATCTTCTTCTCTGGTCCCACCCCTTGGTTGTTCTCAACTTCAGCCCCCGCACCCTGCCCTCTACAGGAGTAAAGAGGAAATAGTATCAACATAAACTGTAGACATTTACTTATATAAATACACTTTCTTGTAAAGCTAATGTCATACACGAAAAGCAGTGTCAACACTGTGACCTGAGTCTCATTGGATATTTTAAGAAGCCCCACCCTTTCCTGCGTTGCTCCTTCTCTTCCCTCAACCTCTGCTCATCCTGTTGGGTGCTAAAGTCCCGGTTATTGTCAATCAACAGGTTCTGTCAATCAGAAAACACCATGTTACTGTCGAAATATTATCCAATCAGAAAACCATGTCACATTCAATAAGCAAGTTCTGTCCAATTAAAGCAGAGCAGGCTGGAACGCAACCAATACGATGAACCACAGAGCTGCATTTGTTACCTTGACACCGATGATGTCACCGTCTTTAAGGTGGAAAGGCGCTCCGAGCAGAGACTCcgcctttttcttcttcttccgtTTGGACACCTGCTGGCTCTGTGAGCACGCATCATCAACAAGCGCCAGGAAGAGTCATAAAATAAACCATAGGAGAGTGACAAAACATCaggctcccttcctccctccacatctcttACCCAGTTGGAGAAAGtctcccaggtgtgtgtgtgtggctggtgcTTGGCCAGTAGCAGGGAGTCAGGAGAGAGGCCGTATGTTGAGGCCAGGGCAGAGCGTAGTGATCTGGGGGAAGGGTCTCGAGAAGCATCCCAGACCAGGTCCTCTGGAGGGTAGTAACCCTGCTCCCCTGGCACCCCCATCTGGACACGCAGCAACACCTCCTTAGGACTGGAGGAGGGGGAATGGGGCAATAAGAtggtgggagaggaagagaagagcgAGGGATAGCAACAGATCCAGAAATCATGTTTCCGATATCTGCTTAACTGACCAATGAGAGTAGAATAACCCCAGGCTTACCCAAGATCCTCTTCTCT
The DNA window shown above is from Oncorhynchus mykiss isolate Arlee chromosome 18, USDA_OmykA_1.1, whole genome shotgun sequence and carries:
- the zgc:112416 gene encoding uncharacterized protein C21orf58 produces the protein MTDPMLAQMTRLKLRLLEKRLENERDNKDSRAESALSTRSFDGQADALHSVLRRKKDLLQRLREQHMLEDLSRPHTWGGTGRRYRPDLLFPPVPLPPTPAPIHIYQPALAPPAPPPPQPPPQPPRIIQQMLPQQPTTFIQQLPQQQPLIQQIPPPQPYPAPRSGSIKEDMVELMLMQNAQMHQIIMHNMMLKAIPPTALSPPNPGQDVVVRSAVKPRGNAVHHHHYGPQAQLLPPIGYPMWPSMTSSLPEGQGGPHMPSVQHVTGPITLPPLNMY